In Aegilops tauschii subsp. strangulata cultivar AL8/78 chromosome 3, Aet v6.0, whole genome shotgun sequence, one genomic interval encodes:
- the LOC109766748 gene encoding zinc finger protein VAR3, chloroplastic, translating into MGSASKLLSSLLLTSSPLRLRPSAAAFALILSSRTAASRRQHLLSSPSPLRTLSTSAAAAVASPLPYSSSSASSTPPLHAPFPEWSRLVDRLAAAGYAARAPSPADELAVASGSGLSAEAESAVSSCLAFARDRPDLLRSLPTKDVEVVVSNVAPALFKGGEESAQRLQQYLAGEEDNAIQSVRAETVDIVRYLLSYTYSSSNNYLEDKELTDSAVRNILAELVNSSGLPHSFSFAEPTVESQPERFSRHPGQNVEMKRGDWICTRCSFMNFARNARCLECNEHRPKKMLTGGEWECPQCEFYNYGRNMSCLRCACKRPATTASAGAGLGGVAELLSVTNAGRSEIERKLAESDEKAERWLSKVSQLDDSADLSSLAADEDFPEIMPMRKGVNKFVVSTRKTPLERRLASAQYSSNNSPQATASDSKISQTLDRILGRSASTSAPNNQSDNGGVNAETPRKLTGHLGDIDPVPFVPLSADLFTKPQNAKSNEQADRDCQINRETGSSTPGITQASTERKDVDRSLDTAEKWSKKVAELDSVNDLSSAISDEDFPDIMPMRKGENRFVISKKKDRSLTSPQYQRRSVLEQADNSDFVPFVPFPPDYFAKKDAPAESTPDTGIVSESSPSADKLPETNASSRHSGDSQNTSQVIGPQGSSIMSNENWNRNYSQQSSSPGGYTPGGSSSQQYQQQPYEMGDRSTGTPNSGAWNPNYSQGTSTDVRGGSSNYQHQQQPHEVGDRSRGTSNAGALNTKYSQGRFNDGRGGSNNYQHQQQPHEVGDRSSGTSNTVAWNTNHSQGRFNDGRGGSNNYQHQQQPREVGDQSSGTSNTGAWNTNYSQSQGRFNDGRGGSGNYQYQTQPHQAGGRPSGTSNTHAPNTNYSQGSFSEGRDTSTYNQGSYSTQPSYTPGYTNHSNNHAWSKSNNHNPSGSHPDSRVATCGIGSTNPNQATGYSSYGSGGYTGKSLEGSAVKDSDPLDMSEEAKAERWFRRAAQIKDISELANIPDEDFPEIMPMRKGVNRFVVSKRKTPLERRLTSPQYRRNLPIVSSEPDKDAS; encoded by the exons atggGCAGCGCCTCCAAGCTGCTGTCCTCCCTCTTGCTCACCTCCTCCCCGCTCCGTCTCcggccctccgccgccgccttcgCGCTCATCCTCTCCTCGCGCACCGCGGCATCCCGCCGCCAACACCTGctctcctccccctctcccctccgcacgctctccacctcggccgccgccgccgtcgcctcacCCCTCCCCTACAGCTCCAGCTCCGCCTCGTCAACCCCACCGCTCCACGCCCCTTTCCCGGAATGGTCCCGCCTGGTCGACCGCCTCGCGGCCGCCGGTTACGCCGCccgcgccccctcccccgccGATGAGCTCGCCGTCGCCTCCGGCAGCGGCCTGTCGGCCGAGGCGGAGTCCGCTGTGTCCTCCTGCCTGGCCTTCGCGCGCGACCGGCCCGACCTTCTCAG GTCGCTGCCGACGAAGGATGTCGAGGTTGTGGTGTCTAATGTTGCACCGGCCCTGTTCAAGGGAGGTGAGGAATCTGCGCAGCGGCTGCAGCAATACCTCGCGGGTGAAGAGGACAAT GCAATTCAATCAGTCAGAGCGGAAACCGTGGACATTGTTCGGTACTTGTTAAGTTACACATACAGTTCGTCAAACAACTATTTAGAAGACAAAGAACTCACTGATTCAGCTGTTAGAAATATCTTGGCTGAGCTAGTTAATTCTAGTGGACTTCCCCACTCCTTCAGTTTTGCGGAGCCAACTGTTGAGAGTCAACCTGAGCGATTCTCTAGGCATCCagggcaaaatgttgagatgaaACGTGGTGACTGGATTTGCACAAG ATGTAGCTTTATGAACTTTGCAAGAAATGCGAGGTGCCTTGAGTGCAATGAGCATCGGCCAAAGAAGATGTTGACTGGCGGAGAGTGGGAATGCCCTCA GTGTGAATTCTATAATTATGGGAGGAACATGTCATGCTTAAGATGTGCTTGCAAAAGACCAGCGACAACTGCATCTGCTGGTGCTGGTTTAGGCGGTGTAGCAGAGCTTCTTAGTGTAACTAATGCTGGTAGATCTGAAATTGAGAGAAAACTTGCTGAAAGCGATGAGAAGGCAGAAAGGTGGTTGAGCAAAGTATCTCAACTTGACGATTCTGCTGATTTAAGTAGTCTGGCAGCTGATGAGGATTTTCCTGAGATTATGCCTATGAGGAAGGGAGTCAATAAATTTGTAGTTAGCACACGCAAGACACCATTGGAGAGAAGACTGGCAAGTGCACAGTACAGCAGTAACAATAGCCCTCAAGCAACAGCATCCGACTCCAAGATTAGTCAAACTTTAGACAGGATACTTGGGCGTTCGGCATCCACTTCTGCCCCAAACAATCAGTCTGATAATGGGGGTGTAAATGCTGAGACTCCCAGGAAATTAACAGGCCATCTTGGTGATATCGACCCCGTTCCTTTTGTGCCATTATCTGCTGATCTGTTTACCAAGCCACAGAATGCAAAGAGTAATGAACAGGCAGATAGGGACTGTCAAATAAATAGGGAAACTGGTAGTTCCACACCCGGTATCACACAGGCCTCAACTGAGAGGAAAGATGTTGATAGATCATTAGATACTGCTGAGAAATGGTCCAAGAAAGTCGCAGAACTCGACAGTGTAAATGACCTTTCAAGTGCTATTTCTGATGAAGACTTTCCTGATATTATGCCAATGAGGAAGGGTGAGAACCGGTTTGTTATTAGTAAGAAAAAAGACCGCTCGCTGACATCACCACAGTACCAGAGGCGCAGTGTGCTTGAGCAGGCTGACAATTCGGATTTCGTCCCATTTGTTCCGTTTCCTCCTGATTATTTTGCCAAGAAAGATGCGCCAGCAGAGAGTACTCCAGATACAGGAATAGTTTCAGAAAGTTCTCCATCAGCTGATAAGCTGCCAGAAACAAATGCTTCATCAAGACATTCGGGAGATAGCCAAAACACCTCACAGGTGATTGGCCCTCAGGGAAGTAGCATCATGAGTAATGAGAACTGGAATAGGAATTACTCTCAGCAGAGCTCGAGTCCAGGTGGTTATACACCTGGTGGAAGCAGCAGCCAGCAGTATCAGCAGCAACCTTATGAGATGGGTGATCGATCTACTGGTACACCAAATTCAGGCGCCTGGAACCCAAACTACTCCCAGGGGACGTCTACTGATGTCAGAGGAGGATCTAGCAACTATCAGCATCAACAGCAACCTCATGAGGTGGGTGATCGATCTCGTGGAACTTCAAATGCTGGTGCTTTGAACACAAAGTACTCCCAGGGGAGGTTTAATGATGGCAGAGGCGGATCTAACAACTATCAGCATCAACAGCAACCTCACGAGGTGGGTGATCGATCTAGTGGCACTTCGAATACTGTTGCTTGGAACACAAACCACTCCCAGGGGAGGTTTAATGATGGCAGAGGTGGATCTAACAACTATCAGCATCAACAGCAACCTCGTGAAGTGGGCGATCAATCTAGTGGAACTTCGAATACTGGTGCTTGGAACACAAACTATTCCCAGTCCCAGGGGAGGTTTAATGATGGCAGAGGTGGATCTGGCAACTATCAGTATCAGACACAACCTCATCAGGCAGGTGGTCGACCCAGTGGCACTTCGAATACCCACGCTCCAAACACAAACTACTCTCAGGGGAGCTTCAGTGAGGGTCGAGATACATCTACTTACAATCAGGGAAGCTATTCTACACAACCGTCTTATACGCCCGGCTATACTAATCACAGCAACAACCATGCTTGGAGCAAAAGCAACAACCATAATCCGAGTGGTTCACATCCTGATAGCAGGGTTGCTACTTGCGGCATTGGTTCCACTAACCCTAATCAAGCAACAGGCTACTCAAGCTACGGAAGTGGAGGTTATACTGGAAAGAGTTTAGAAGGCTCTGCTGTGAAGGACTCTGATCCTCTGGACATGTCTGAGGAAGCCAAGGCCGAGAGATGGTTCAGGAGGGCAGCCCAGATCAAGGACATCTCCGAGCTTGCCAACATCCCTGACGAGGACTTCCCTGAGATAATGCCGATGAGGAAGGGGGTGAACAGATTCGTGGTGAGCAAGAGGAAGACACCGTTGGAGAGGAGGTTAACCTCTCCTCAGTACAGAAGGAACCTACCGATCGTAAGCTCCGAGCCGGACAAAGATGCTAGCTGA